A DNA window from Halorubrum sp. DM2 contains the following coding sequences:
- the trpC gene encoding indole-3-glycerol phosphate synthase, whose translation MDDPDELAPAVRSILSAAHERAAAGPGERVSVSPRDLAAAFERAEADGRVPVIAEVKPTSPTTDGAREDDPVALAEGMVTGGAAALSVLTEPEHFGGSVDTLERVRDAVDVPVLRKDFVVDEDQLDAVESDVVLLIARFVGDDLPDLLAAARDRGFQVLVEVHDREELERALDAGATTVGVNNRDLAELVVDLGTFESVAPHVPDEVTLIAESGIGSPADVRRMRAAGADALLVGSAIMDGDVEANTRELTRAETTEHTT comes from the coding sequence ATGGACGATCCAGACGAGCTGGCACCGGCGGTCAGATCGATCCTGTCCGCCGCTCACGAACGCGCGGCCGCGGGACCGGGCGAGCGGGTCTCGGTCTCCCCCCGTGACCTCGCCGCCGCGTTCGAGCGCGCCGAGGCCGACGGGCGCGTCCCGGTGATCGCCGAGGTAAAACCGACCAGTCCGACGACCGACGGGGCCCGCGAGGACGACCCGGTCGCGCTCGCGGAGGGGATGGTCACGGGCGGCGCGGCCGCCCTGAGCGTGCTCACCGAGCCGGAGCACTTCGGCGGGAGCGTCGACACCCTCGAACGCGTGCGCGACGCCGTCGACGTGCCGGTCCTGCGGAAGGACTTCGTCGTCGACGAGGACCAGCTCGACGCCGTCGAGAGCGACGTCGTCCTGCTCATTGCCCGGTTCGTCGGCGACGACCTCCCGGACCTGCTCGCGGCCGCCCGCGACCGCGGCTTCCAGGTGCTCGTCGAGGTCCACGACCGGGAGGAGCTGGAGCGCGCGCTCGACGCGGGCGCGACGACGGTCGGCGTCAACAACCGCGACCTCGCGGAGCTGGTCGTCGACCTCGGAACTTTCGAGTCCGTGGCACCCCACGTCCCGGACGAGGTGACGCTGATCGCCGAGAGCGGCATCGGATCGCCCGCGGACGTCCGCCGGATGCGCGCGGCGGGCGCGGACGCCCTGCTCGTCGGCAGCGCGATCATGGACGGCGACGTCGAGGCGAACACGCGAGAACTGACGCGAGCGGAGACCACGGAACACACCACATGA
- a CDS encoding DUF2209 family protein — protein sequence MSGRHEEDGEYLMVAAAVHARIDSARIRSVEGMGFAAAREGPTLEATVALAAEAVGDLPEPPDGAIVAEGGEFYEEPAERVGLSFQPDFKYVESIGERETVQAAHHAAYAARDLLR from the coding sequence ATCAGCGGTCGCCACGAGGAGGACGGCGAGTACCTGATGGTCGCGGCCGCGGTCCACGCGCGGATCGACTCCGCGCGGATCCGGTCCGTGGAGGGGATGGGCTTCGCCGCCGCGCGCGAGGGGCCGACGCTTGAGGCGACCGTCGCGCTCGCCGCGGAGGCGGTCGGGGACCTCCCGGAGCCGCCGGACGGAGCGATCGTCGCGGAGGGCGGCGAGTTCTACGAGGAGCCGGCCGAGCGCGTCGGACTCAGCTTCCAGCCCGATTTTAAATACGTCGAGAGCATAGGCGAGCGCGAGACAGTGCAGGCAGCACACCACGCCGCGTACGCCGCCCGGGACCTCCTCCGATGA
- the trpA gene encoding tryptophan synthase subunit alpha, translating into MANADALDAAFADGPAYVPYLVVGDPDYESSKAYVEALDRGGADVIELGLPFSEPIAEGSTIQEALVRSLDAGMTPDRFFAFAEELDVDAALVCMTYYNLIYQYGDSEARSASDASGDAASTGPRPFVERAAAAGISGLVVPDLPAEEADPLREACDEFGLDLIFIVAPTTRGDRLDRMMANVSGYVYVQARLGTTGARDDVSDQTTASLDRLREYDVPKAVGFGISTGDHAERIVAGGADGIIVGSALVDVVAEGVAEDSSTAEVADRLEALSRELNAGAERGYRSRTETVESA; encoded by the coding sequence ATGGCGAACGCCGACGCGCTCGACGCGGCGTTCGCGGACGGCCCGGCGTACGTCCCGTACCTCGTCGTGGGCGACCCCGACTACGAGTCGTCGAAGGCGTACGTCGAGGCGCTCGACCGCGGCGGCGCGGACGTGATCGAACTCGGGCTCCCCTTCTCGGAGCCCATCGCCGAGGGGTCGACGATCCAGGAAGCGCTCGTCCGCTCGCTCGACGCGGGGATGACGCCCGACCGCTTCTTCGCGTTCGCGGAGGAGTTGGATGTCGACGCCGCCTTAGTCTGTATGACGTACTACAACCTGATCTATCAGTACGGGGACAGCGAGGCGCGAAGCGCCTCGGACGCGAGCGGCGACGCCGCGAGCACCGGCCCGCGCCCCTTCGTCGAACGCGCGGCAGCGGCCGGAATCTCCGGCCTCGTCGTCCCCGACCTTCCGGCGGAGGAGGCCGACCCGCTGCGGGAGGCGTGCGACGAGTTCGGGCTGGACCTGATCTTCATCGTCGCCCCGACGACGCGCGGCGACCGACTGGACCGCATGATGGCCAACGTCTCCGGCTACGTGTACGTTCAGGCGCGGCTGGGGACCACGGGCGCTCGCGACGACGTCTCGGACCAGACGACGGCGAGCCTCGACCGGCTCCGCGAGTACGACGTGCCGAAGGCGGTCGGGTTCGGCATCTCGACGGGCGACCACGCCGAGCGGATCGTCGCGGGCGGGGCGGACGGGATCATCGTCGGCTCGGCGCTCGTCGACGTGGTCGCCGAGGGCGTCGCGGAGGACTCATCGACCGCCGAGGTCGCCGACCGACTGGAGGCGCTCTCTCGGGAACTGAATGCGGGAGCCGAGCGCGGCTACCGCTCGCGGACTGAGACCGTCGAGTCTGCCTGA
- a CDS encoding 3-dehydroquinate synthase II — translation MTRTVWVKADGDVGDWEARKRRVTAAIEAGADWVLVDEGDVGRVRELGDVNVAAFRSDADVIDDAESDAEADAYFVGKGGEGDGTIAMPDDLSGSADLTTLRRRDDRAQGAYVRVLGTEYEAFAEAAADDAEFTVIVGEDWSIIPLENLIARVGEETHLVAGATTAAEARTAFETLEIGADGVLLDADDPDEIRGAVEARDAADRETLDLRYAEVTAIEQTGMADRVCIDTGSLMDDTEGMLVGSMSRGLFFVHAETAESPYVASRPFRVNAGAVHAYVRNAEGGTNYLAELSSGDEVQLVDTDGNTREAVVGRVKIEKRPMFRIQAEIETEEGTDRIETLIQNAETVKIATSEGRKAVTDVEEGDEALVYYEDVARHFGEAVEESIIEK, via the coding sequence ATGACACGCACGGTCTGGGTCAAAGCCGACGGCGACGTCGGCGACTGGGAGGCGCGCAAGCGACGGGTCACGGCCGCCATCGAGGCCGGGGCGGACTGGGTCCTCGTCGACGAGGGAGACGTGGGTCGCGTCCGGGAGCTCGGCGACGTGAACGTCGCGGCGTTCCGCTCCGACGCCGACGTGATCGACGACGCCGAGAGCGACGCCGAGGCCGACGCGTACTTCGTCGGGAAGGGCGGCGAGGGCGACGGGACGATCGCGATGCCCGACGACCTCTCCGGGTCGGCGGACCTGACGACGCTCCGCCGACGCGACGACCGCGCGCAGGGCGCGTACGTCCGCGTCCTCGGCACCGAGTACGAGGCGTTCGCGGAGGCCGCGGCCGACGACGCCGAGTTCACCGTGATCGTCGGCGAAGACTGGTCTATCATCCCGCTGGAGAACCTCATTGCCCGGGTCGGCGAGGAGACGCACCTCGTCGCGGGTGCGACGACCGCCGCGGAGGCTCGAACCGCCTTCGAGACGCTGGAGATCGGCGCGGACGGCGTCCTCCTCGACGCCGACGACCCCGACGAGATCCGCGGCGCGGTCGAAGCCCGCGACGCGGCCGACCGCGAGACGCTCGACCTCCGATACGCCGAGGTGACGGCGATCGAACAGACCGGGATGGCGGACCGCGTCTGTATCGACACCGGATCGCTGATGGACGACACCGAGGGGATGTTGGTCGGCTCGATGTCGCGCGGCCTCTTTTTCGTCCACGCCGAGACCGCCGAGTCGCCGTACGTCGCGTCGCGGCCGTTCCGCGTGAACGCCGGCGCGGTCCACGCGTACGTCCGCAACGCGGAGGGCGGTACCAACTACCTCGCGGAGCTGTCGAGCGGCGACGAGGTCCAGCTCGTCGACACCGACGGGAACACCCGCGAGGCGGTGGTGGGTCGGGTAAAAATCGAGAAGCGCCCGATGTTCCGGATTCAGGCGGAAATCGAGACGGAGGAGGGGACCGACCGCATCGAGACGCTCATCCAGAACGCCGAGACCGTGAAGATCGCCACGAGCGAGGGCCGCAAGGCGGTCACCGACGTCGAGGAGGGCGACGAGGCGCTCGTCTACTACGAGGACGTGGCGCGCCACTTCGGCGAGGCGGTCGAGGAGAGCATCATTGAGAAGTAG
- a CDS encoding HTTM domain-containing protein yields the protein MTPPWQPLSTVGSRYAAARDSLRERGTPHLGIDPRALGAFRIALALILLADLLVYRLRGVGAFYTDAGVLPRSTLGEVYPLLEAVSLHALSGSAWVQTGLIAVAVCAAVCLLVGYRTRASTGVSVVLLASLYARNPYVINGGNTILVAFLLVSLFLPLDARWSLGGSRHGDGRGREAADRGADAERGAGIDRRICSVGTAVALLTLVSIYAANAVSKYRSDAWMSGVAVPRIFQLGEFTVGLGPLVSEHAAVLAAVNWLWTALLSASVLLVVATGRLRTGVALAFVSAHLGMAATMRLAVFPYVMVSVLLLFLPPRVWDLVETVASKLRVPFRSGARTARSDGGRADAGSGDGVSSDAGRGDGVSSDGEPGDAERATESASPAKSRARRGIRVGATLLLVGFFLALVWWQAAGVGLVDLPASESTGELSEGSWSFFAPNPPDASGWYVVRGTLESGDAIDVRDGGAVAYDRPPDAAETYPTTLWHQFGFRTKNAGESRYRPVASYVCERSDRDLSSVTVFHVEQPVDPDGPVGEPQVEERISAAC from the coding sequence ATGACGCCACCATGGCAACCGCTCTCGACGGTAGGTTCCCGATACGCGGCGGCTCGCGACTCCCTCCGCGAGCGCGGCACACCCCATCTCGGGATCGATCCGCGGGCGCTCGGCGCGTTCCGGATCGCGCTCGCGCTCATCCTCCTCGCCGACCTGCTGGTCTATCGGCTGCGAGGGGTGGGCGCGTTCTACACGGACGCCGGCGTCCTTCCGCGCTCGACGCTCGGTGAGGTCTATCCGCTCTTGGAGGCCGTCTCGCTCCACGCGCTGTCCGGCTCGGCATGGGTACAAACGGGGCTGATCGCCGTCGCGGTCTGCGCCGCCGTCTGCCTGCTCGTCGGCTATCGAACGCGGGCCTCGACGGGGGTCTCCGTCGTCCTGCTCGCGTCGCTGTACGCGCGGAACCCGTACGTGATCAACGGCGGGAACACGATTCTGGTCGCGTTCCTCCTCGTGAGCCTCTTCCTTCCGCTCGACGCTCGCTGGTCGCTCGGCGGGAGCCGTCACGGCGACGGTCGCGGTCGGGAGGCGGCCGACCGAGGGGCGGACGCCGAACGCGGAGCCGGGATCGATCGGCGAATCTGTTCGGTCGGCACAGCCGTCGCGCTGCTGACGCTCGTGTCCATCTACGCGGCGAACGCGGTCTCGAAGTACCGGAGCGACGCGTGGATGTCGGGCGTCGCGGTCCCTCGGATCTTCCAATTGGGGGAGTTCACCGTGGGACTCGGCCCGCTCGTCTCCGAACACGCAGCGGTCCTCGCGGCGGTAAACTGGCTCTGGACCGCGCTCCTCTCGGCGTCCGTCCTGCTGGTCGTCGCGACCGGGCGGCTCAGGACCGGGGTCGCCCTCGCGTTCGTCTCCGCGCACCTCGGCATGGCCGCGACGATGCGGCTCGCCGTCTTCCCGTACGTCATGGTCTCTGTACTGCTGTTGTTCCTGCCGCCTCGCGTCTGGGACCTCGTCGAGACCGTCGCGTCGAAGCTTCGCGTTCCCTTCCGGTCCGGGGCGCGCACAGCTCGAAGCGACGGCGGACGTGCTGACGCTGGAAGCGGTGACGGCGTGAGCAGTGACGCCGGAAGAGGTGACGGCGTGAGCAGTGACGGCGAACCGGGCGACGCCGAACGCGCCACGGAGTCTGCGTCCCCGGCCAAATCTCGGGCACGCCGCGGGATTCGGGTGGGAGCCACCCTGCTGCTCGTGGGGTTCTTCCTCGCGCTCGTGTGGTGGCAGGCCGCGGGCGTCGGGCTCGTCGACCTCCCGGCGTCGGAGTCGACCGGCGAGCTGTCGGAGGGGAGCTGGTCGTTCTTCGCCCCGAACCCGCCCGACGCCTCCGGCTGGTACGTCGTCCGCGGGACGCTCGAATCGGGCGACGCGATCGACGTGCGGGACGGCGGGGCGGTCGCGTACGACCGACCGCCGGACGCGGCGGAGACGTATCCGACGACGCTCTGGCACCAGTTCGGATTCAGGACGAAGAACGCCGGCGAGTCGCGGTACCGACCGGTGGCGTCGTACGTCTGCGAGCGGTCGGACCGCGATCTCTCGTCCGTGACCGTCTTCCACGTCGAGCAGCCGGTCGATCCGGACGGACCGGTCGGGGAGCCGCAGGTAGAAGAGCGGATCAGCGCCGCCTGCTGA
- a CDS encoding 2-amino-3,7-dideoxy-D-threo-hept-6-ulosonate synthase, with protein sequence MTAGLSARLDRISTNDRYLIVPMDHGITMGAVEGLVDIESTIDGVTSGGADAVLTQRGVAPRVHENKNDAGYIVHLNGSTTIGPDEQDKRVTGTAEDAVRAGADAVSFHINVGSEYEPDQIEELAELTADAERLGLPVLAMAYARGPGVDSTDPEALGHAVRLAEELGADVVKTGYSGDGDTFSRVTESTRLPVVIAGGSKGTDPETVEMVRGAMDGDAAGVSMGRSIFQHEDPEGIARAVSAVVHDDASVEEALRAGGFVEA encoded by the coding sequence ATGACAGCAGGACTCTCGGCACGACTCGACCGCATCTCCACGAACGACCGATACCTCATCGTCCCGATGGACCACGGGATCACGATGGGTGCCGTCGAGGGGCTCGTCGACATCGAGTCGACGATAGACGGCGTCACCAGCGGCGGCGCGGACGCGGTGCTCACCCAGCGCGGGGTTGCCCCACGCGTCCACGAGAACAAGAACGACGCGGGCTACATCGTCCACCTCAACGGCTCGACGACGATTGGGCCGGACGAACAGGACAAACGGGTTACCGGAACCGCCGAGGATGCGGTCCGCGCGGGCGCTGACGCCGTTTCCTTCCACATCAACGTCGGTTCGGAGTACGAGCCGGACCAGATCGAGGAGCTGGCGGAGCTGACCGCGGACGCCGAGCGGCTCGGGCTGCCCGTCCTCGCGATGGCGTACGCGCGCGGCCCGGGCGTCGACAGCACGGACCCCGAGGCGCTCGGTCACGCCGTCCGGCTTGCCGAGGAACTCGGCGCGGACGTGGTGAAGACGGGCTACTCGGGCGACGGCGACACCTTTTCGCGCGTGACGGAGTCGACCCGGCTGCCGGTCGTCATCGCCGGCGGCTCGAAGGGGACCGACCCCGAGACGGTCGAGATGGTCCGCGGCGCGATGGACGGCGACGCCGCCGGCGTCTCGATGGGCCGGTCGATCTTCCAGCACGAGGACCCCGAGGGGATCGCCCGTGCGGTCTCGGCGGTCGTCCACGACGACGCCTCCGTCGAGGAGGCGCTGCGCGCGGGCGGGTTCGTCGAGGCGTAG
- a CDS encoding GntG family PLP-dependent aldolase has translation MPEADELDIDLRSDTVTTPSDAMRDAAATAEVGDDVYRDDPTVNELERRAAEAVGTEAALYVPSGTMANQIAVHVHTEPGQELLLERESHIYRWELAGAAKLSGVQTRTIDAGDRCVPTPEAVREGLVDEDLHRPGTGLLAVENTHNYRGGIAVPVDRIAAAAEVARDAGVPVHLDGARVFNAAVALGVDASEIVDGVDSVTFCLSKGLGAPVGSILAGDEAFVEDARRVRKLFGGGMRQAGMIAAPGLKALENVERLADDHANAERLAAGLDALDGVDAPAPDTNIVVAHTEAAGIAAADLVTACKSAGVGCVEFDDYTTRFTTHLDVDADDVDAAVDRIGEVVDDLRA, from the coding sequence ATGCCCGAAGCCGACGAACTCGACATCGACCTACGCTCGGACACCGTGACGACGCCCTCGGACGCGATGCGCGACGCGGCCGCGACCGCCGAGGTCGGCGACGACGTGTACCGCGACGACCCGACCGTCAACGAGCTGGAGCGGCGCGCCGCCGAGGCGGTCGGTACGGAGGCCGCGCTGTACGTCCCCTCGGGGACGATGGCGAACCAGATCGCGGTCCACGTCCACACGGAGCCGGGCCAGGAGCTCCTCTTGGAGCGCGAGTCGCACATCTACCGGTGGGAGCTGGCGGGCGCGGCCAAGCTCTCGGGCGTCCAGACGCGGACGATAGACGCCGGCGACCGCTGCGTCCCGACGCCCGAGGCGGTCCGCGAGGGCCTCGTCGACGAGGACCTCCACCGCCCCGGAACCGGCCTGCTCGCGGTGGAGAACACGCACAACTACCGCGGCGGGATCGCCGTCCCGGTCGACCGGATCGCGGCCGCGGCCGAGGTCGCCCGCGACGCCGGCGTGCCGGTCCATCTCGACGGCGCGCGCGTGTTCAACGCCGCGGTCGCGCTCGGCGTCGACGCGAGCGAGATCGTCGACGGCGTCGACAGCGTCACCTTCTGTCTCTCGAAGGGGCTCGGCGCGCCCGTCGGCTCGATCCTCGCCGGCGACGAGGCGTTCGTCGAGGACGCGCGCCGCGTCCGCAAGCTGTTCGGCGGCGGGATGCGACAGGCCGGAATGATCGCCGCGCCCGGGCTGAAGGCGCTGGAGAACGTCGAGCGCCTCGCGGACGACCACGCCAACGCGGAGCGGCTCGCGGCCGGGCTCGACGCGCTCGACGGCGTCGACGCGCCCGCGCCCGACACGAACATCGTCGTGGCACACACCGAGGCGGCCGGCATCGCGGCCGCCGACCTCGTGACGGCGTGTAAGTCGGCCGGCGTCGGCTGCGTCGAGTTCGACGACTACACGACGCGGTTCACCACGCACCTCGACGTCGACGCCGACGACGTCGACGCCGCCGTCGATCGGATCGGCGAGGTCGTGGACGACCTGCGGGCCTGA
- a CDS encoding carboxypeptidase M32, with protein sequence MATEATADGTDDASDAPDAYDALLDRVQRWNAVGSASGVLGWDQQVMMPEGGTPARSKQLSALSSVHHDMVTDDETGELLDELDDADLTDERAAVVREVRREYERADAVPVELVEEISETGSEALQAWEQAKAEDDFDEFAPYLEKHVELKREYAEHIDPDRDPYAVLFEEFEPCLSMERAESILTELREALVPMIDDIRESDRELAVDTFEGTFPEEDQEALSREALDLVGYDFDRGRLDVSSHPFTSGNQFDCRVTTRFDETDPLGAVGSTIHEFGHAQYNLGLPQEHFGTPLGESRDLSVHESQSRLWENHVGRSEAFWEEFLPVFQEHFPQTEDATVRDAYEAFNQVYEDNFIRVEADELTYHLHIVIRFEIERDLIRGDLDVEDVPEVWNDKYEEYLGIRPDTDSEGCLQDIHWSHGNFGYFPTYSLGSVMAAQLFAAAEAEIDDLDAKIADGDFDDLHDWLGENVHRHGSRYETNELVKRATGEEFTADAFLDYVDEKYGELYGI encoded by the coding sequence ATGGCAACGGAAGCCACAGCAGACGGCACGGACGACGCGTCTGACGCACCGGACGCATACGACGCGCTCCTCGACCGCGTCCAGCGGTGGAACGCGGTCGGCAGCGCCTCCGGCGTCCTCGGCTGGGACCAGCAGGTGATGATGCCCGAGGGCGGCACGCCCGCCCGGTCGAAGCAGCTCTCGGCGCTCTCCTCGGTCCACCACGACATGGTCACCGACGACGAGACGGGCGAGCTGCTCGACGAGCTCGACGACGCCGACCTCACCGACGAGCGGGCCGCGGTCGTCCGCGAGGTCCGCCGCGAGTACGAGCGCGCCGACGCCGTTCCGGTCGAACTCGTCGAGGAGATCTCCGAGACCGGCTCCGAGGCGCTTCAGGCGTGGGAGCAGGCGAAAGCCGAGGACGACTTCGACGAGTTCGCCCCGTACCTGGAGAAACACGTCGAGCTGAAACGCGAGTACGCCGAACACATCGACCCCGACCGCGATCCCTACGCGGTCCTCTTCGAGGAGTTCGAGCCGTGTCTGTCGATGGAGCGCGCCGAGTCGATCCTGACCGAGCTCCGCGAGGCGCTCGTCCCCATGATCGACGACATCCGCGAGTCCGACCGCGAGCTCGCGGTCGACACCTTCGAGGGGACGTTCCCCGAGGAGGATCAGGAGGCGCTCTCCCGTGAGGCGCTGGATCTCGTCGGCTACGACTTCGACCGCGGCCGCCTCGACGTCTCCTCGCACCCCTTTACCTCGGGCAACCAGTTCGACTGCCGCGTGACCACCCGGTTCGACGAGACCGACCCGCTCGGGGCCGTCGGCTCGACGATCCACGAGTTCGGCCACGCGCAGTACAACCTCGGGCTCCCGCAGGAGCACTTCGGTACGCCGCTCGGCGAGTCGCGCGACCTCTCGGTCCACGAGTCGCAGTCGCGCCTCTGGGAGAACCACGTCGGGCGCAGCGAGGCGTTCTGGGAGGAGTTCCTCCCCGTCTTCCAAGAGCACTTCCCGCAGACTGAGGACGCCACCGTTCGGGACGCCTACGAGGCGTTCAACCAGGTGTACGAGGACAACTTCATCCGGGTCGAGGCCGACGAGCTCACCTACCACCTCCACATCGTGATCCGGTTCGAGATCGAGCGCGACCTGATCCGCGGCGACCTCGACGTCGAGGACGTGCCCGAAGTGTGGAACGACAAGTACGAGGAGTACCTCGGTATCCGGCCCGACACCGACAGCGAGGGCTGTCTTCAGGACATCCACTGGAGCCACGGCAACTTCGGCTACTTCCCCACCTACTCGCTCGGCTCCGTGATGGCCGCCCAGCTGTTCGCGGCCGCGGAAGCGGAGATCGACGACCTCGACGCGAAGATCGCCGACGGCGACTTCGACGACCTCCACGACTGGCTCGGCGAGAACGTCCACCGGCACGGCTCCCGCTACGAGACGAACGAGCTGGTCAAGCGCGCGACCGGCGAGGAGTTCACCGCCGACGCCTTCCTCGACTACGTCGACGAGAAGTACGGCGAGCTGTACGGTATATAA
- the trpB gene encoding tryptophan synthase subunit beta — protein sequence MSETDTRTTEETETARRPGRERGRDDGKFGRYGGQYVPEALMPAIEELTDAYERYVLDNEDGFVDEFRERLADFGGRPTPLQRADRLSERYDTEVYLKREDLLHGGAHKLNNALGQVLLAKYMGKERIIAETGAGQHGTATAMAAAHLDMPCTIYMGERDINRQRPNVFRMKLNGSEVKPVTTGRGTLKEAISETMRDWAETVEDTHYVIGSIVGPHPFPVMVRDFQAVISEEAREQAREKTGGLPTDVVACAGGGSNTMGSFAEFVDDESVALHAVEAGGSTLEVDEEAGVAPNSASLFAGEEGVLHGARTKLLQDSDGQIMESHSISSGLDYAGVGPELAYLVDEGRVSPVAVDDDAALEGFHRLSSTEGIIPALETAHAFGFLEEHHEELGERVVVNVSGRGDKDLDAAIEETDKRDIEGAPDMSMFTGGM from the coding sequence ATGAGCGAGACCGACACGCGGACGACGGAGGAAACGGAGACGGCGCGACGCCCCGGCCGCGAGCGCGGCCGCGACGACGGGAAGTTCGGCCGCTACGGCGGCCAGTACGTCCCTGAGGCGCTGATGCCGGCGATCGAAGAGCTGACCGACGCCTACGAGCGCTACGTCCTCGACAACGAGGACGGGTTCGTCGACGAGTTCCGGGAGCGGCTCGCCGACTTCGGCGGCCGGCCGACCCCGCTCCAGCGCGCCGACCGGCTCTCGGAGCGCTACGACACGGAGGTGTACCTCAAGCGCGAGGACCTCCTTCACGGCGGCGCGCACAAGCTGAACAACGCGCTCGGACAGGTCCTCTTGGCGAAGTACATGGGCAAAGAGCGGATCATCGCGGAGACGGGAGCCGGCCAACACGGCACCGCGACCGCGATGGCGGCCGCGCACCTCGACATGCCCTGTACGATCTACATGGGCGAGCGCGACATCAACCGCCAGCGCCCCAACGTGTTCCGGATGAAGCTCAACGGCTCGGAGGTGAAGCCGGTCACCACCGGCCGCGGGACGCTGAAGGAGGCCATCTCCGAGACGATGCGCGACTGGGCGGAGACGGTCGAGGACACCCACTACGTGATCGGCTCCATCGTCGGCCCGCACCCGTTCCCGGTGATGGTCCGCGACTTCCAGGCGGTCATCTCAGAGGAGGCCCGCGAGCAGGCGAGAGAGAAGACGGGCGGGCTCCCGACCGACGTGGTCGCCTGCGCGGGCGGCGGGTCGAACACGATGGGGTCGTTCGCCGAGTTCGTCGACGACGAGTCGGTCGCGCTCCACGCGGTCGAGGCCGGCGGCTCGACGCTGGAGGTCGACGAGGAGGCGGGCGTCGCGCCCAACTCCGCGTCGCTTTTCGCCGGCGAGGAGGGCGTCCTCCACGGCGCGCGCACGAAGCTGCTTCAGGACTCGGACGGGCAGATCATGGAGAGTCACTCGATCTCCTCGGGACTCGACTACGCCGGCGTCGGGCCGGAGCTCGCGTACCTCGTCGACGAGGGGCGCGTGAGTCCGGTCGCGGTCGACGACGACGCCGCGCTGGAGGGGTTCCACCGGCTCTCCTCGACGGAGGGGATCATCCCGGCGTTAGAGACGGCGCACGCGTTCGGCTTCCTCGAAGAACACCACGAGGAGCTTGGCGAGCGCGTGGTCGTGAACGTCTCCGGGCGGGGCGACAAGGACCTCGACGCCGCCATCGAGGAGACGGACAAGCGCGATATCGAGGGCGCGCCGGACATGTCGATGTTCACGGGGGGGATGTAG